Proteins co-encoded in one Waddlia chondrophila WSU 86-1044 genomic window:
- the nhaD gene encoding sodium:proton antiporter NhaD, with protein sequence MFIYQNLQVGVFILGYTAIIFEHLLNIHKTASSLLIAGLCWMVFFLGSGLPVMDSIHLLDGHLSETSQIVFFLIGAMTIVEVIDAHSGFNLLTQKIQKCRPEMHLWFFGLASFFMSSILDNLTTTIAMISVLRKVVSDREERWIIGSLVVIAANAGGAWTPIGDVTTTMLWMNGQITTVAVMKHLFIPSFIALAVATLLFKVTYRKNKSEEIAAEEMPVNPYGTFIFILGISLLVLVPVLKAVAHIPPYMGMLFSLGILWVFTDLLHLPKKKRGHLKITAIMNKIDLSSALFFIGILLSIGSLEASGILEALTETLQHYITSEPLIAGTIGIASSVIDNVPIVAGCMNMYKMSIYPTDCAFWQMIAYCSGVGGSILIIGSAAGVAFMGMEKVDFLWYTKKVSLIALISYLSGLGTFLLLS encoded by the coding sequence ATGTTTATTTATCAAAATCTTCAAGTAGGCGTGTTTATTTTAGGCTATACTGCCATCATTTTCGAGCATCTGCTAAATATTCATAAGACAGCTTCATCCTTGCTTATTGCCGGTTTGTGCTGGATGGTCTTCTTTTTAGGCAGCGGCCTGCCAGTGATGGACTCGATCCATCTGTTGGACGGACATTTATCGGAAACAAGTCAAATTGTCTTTTTTTTGATTGGAGCCATGACAATTGTCGAAGTGATCGATGCTCATAGCGGCTTTAATCTACTGACTCAAAAAATTCAAAAATGCAGGCCGGAGATGCATCTTTGGTTCTTCGGGCTGGCAAGTTTTTTTATGTCGAGCATTTTAGACAATCTAACAACGACTATTGCCATGATCTCGGTTTTGCGCAAAGTGGTTAGCGACCGAGAAGAGAGATGGATCATCGGCTCTCTTGTCGTGATCGCCGCCAACGCAGGGGGAGCCTGGACTCCAATTGGAGACGTGACGACAACGATGCTTTGGATGAACGGACAAATCACAACTGTTGCAGTGATGAAGCACTTGTTTATTCCAAGCTTTATTGCATTAGCAGTTGCTACTTTGTTATTTAAAGTCACTTATCGCAAAAATAAAAGCGAAGAGATCGCCGCTGAGGAGATGCCAGTTAATCCTTATGGAACATTTATTTTCATCTTAGGCATTTCTTTATTGGTGCTTGTTCCCGTCTTAAAAGCCGTTGCCCACATCCCTCCTTATATGGGAATGCTGTTTTCCTTAGGAATTCTTTGGGTATTTACCGATCTGCTCCACCTTCCTAAAAAAAAGAGAGGTCATTTAAAAATCACAGCGATCATGAATAAAATCGATCTTTCAAGCGCTCTTTTTTTCATCGGCATCCTGCTCTCAATTGGCTCCTTGGAAGCTTCGGGAATTTTGGAAGCGCTAACGGAAACGTTGCAGCATTATATTACAAGCGAACCATTGATTGCGGGTACTATCGGCATCGCCTCTTCTGTCATCGATAACGTCCCAATTGTTGCCGGATGTATGAATATGTATAAAATGAGCATCTATCCGACAGATTGCGCCTTTTGGCAAATGATCGCCTATTGCAGCGGAGTCGGAGGCAGCATCTTGATTATCGGCTCTGCGGCAGGAGTAGCCTTCATGGGGATGGAAAAAGTGGACTTTTTATGGTATACGAAGAAAGTGAGCCTGATCGCTCTCATTAGTTATCTTTCAGGGTTGGGAACATTTCTCTTGCTTTCCTAA
- a CDS encoding Npt1/Npt2 family nucleotide transporter encodes MNHNKDVKEFSFWRGVFFPVHLHELKFFAPMALMMLFILCNYTVLRNIKDTLVVNAKGSDAEIISFLKLWGTMPAAFLFMLFYSKITDLLSRERIFYLCLAPFLIFFGSFAFLIYPNIDILHPDPEWVAGLKANYPNFKWFIAIWANWSYSLFYILAELWGSVILSLLFWQFANDTVKKEQTKRFYPLFGMVANIGLVAAGSMVKYFSKVETAASDPWQVTLNGLMPIVVISGMIIAGLFYRINRRLENRQAEEVVVKSEKKAKPKVSLAESFKILFTSPHLLCIAIVVLSYGVSINYVDVIWKGQAKAYFAGDKNAFANYMGNFAITTGCLAIPIMLIGGNILRYLSWKSAALITPVILLVTGFGFFSLILTGYWHGDPNAALFTFMGVPVTFLGLGVQFGLFQNAVTKATKYSLFDPTKEMAYIPLSKDFKTKGKAAVDVVGSRLGKSGGALTFFIIQTILPNVSLVQLIPLLAVMTVLILCAWIAAVFKLSSSIKELEEQSSAVAKKGELEALGQAA; translated from the coding sequence ATGAATCATAATAAAGATGTAAAAGAATTTTCCTTTTGGAGAGGAGTTTTTTTTCCGGTCCATCTGCACGAATTGAAGTTTTTTGCTCCGATGGCATTGATGATGTTGTTCATCCTGTGCAATTACACGGTGCTGAGGAATATCAAAGATACCTTGGTTGTTAACGCGAAAGGGTCGGATGCAGAGATCATCTCTTTTCTCAAACTTTGGGGAACGATGCCGGCAGCTTTCTTGTTTATGCTTTTCTACAGTAAAATCACCGATCTCTTATCCAGAGAGCGGATCTTTTACTTGTGTTTAGCGCCTTTTCTTATCTTTTTCGGCTCTTTTGCTTTTCTTATTTACCCGAATATTGACATTTTGCATCCCGATCCCGAATGGGTTGCAGGTCTGAAAGCAAATTACCCCAATTTTAAGTGGTTTATCGCGATTTGGGCAAACTGGTCTTACTCTCTATTTTATATTTTGGCAGAGCTTTGGGGGTCGGTGATTTTATCCCTCCTCTTTTGGCAATTTGCCAACGACACGGTAAAAAAAGAGCAAACGAAACGATTTTATCCTCTTTTTGGAATGGTTGCCAATATTGGCCTTGTTGCAGCCGGATCGATGGTGAAATATTTTTCAAAAGTGGAAACGGCAGCCTCTGATCCTTGGCAAGTGACGCTTAACGGCCTGATGCCGATTGTTGTGATCAGCGGGATGATCATTGCCGGTCTTTTTTATCGCATCAACCGCCGATTGGAAAACCGGCAGGCAGAAGAGGTGGTTGTCAAAAGCGAAAAGAAGGCTAAGCCGAAGGTCAGCTTAGCCGAGAGCTTTAAAATTCTCTTCACTTCTCCCCACCTGCTCTGCATTGCTATTGTTGTTTTAAGTTATGGAGTCAGCATTAACTATGTTGACGTCATCTGGAAAGGACAGGCAAAAGCTTATTTTGCCGGCGATAAAAATGCATTTGCCAATTACATGGGGAATTTCGCCATCACAACGGGCTGCCTGGCAATACCGATTATGCTGATTGGCGGCAATATTTTGAGATACTTGAGTTGGAAGAGTGCCGCTCTGATCACTCCGGTTATCCTTCTTGTTACCGGGTTCGGCTTTTTCTCTTTGATTCTCACTGGGTATTGGCACGGAGATCCGAATGCCGCCTTATTTACATTCATGGGAGTGCCGGTCACTTTCTTGGGTCTGGGTGTTCAGTTTGGCTTATTTCAAAACGCAGTAACGAAAGCGACAAAATATTCCCTTTTCGATCCGACCAAGGAGATGGCGTATATTCCTTTAAGCAAAGATTTCAAAACCAAAGGGAAGGCAGCTGTTGATGTCGTCGGTTCCAGGCTTGGAAAATCGGGTGGTGCGTTGACATTTTTCATTATCCAGACGATTCTGCCGAATGTGTCGCTTGTTCAGCTGATCCCTTTGCTGGCGGTCATGACAGTTCTGATTCTGTGTGCATGGATCGCTGCTGTCTTCAAGCTTTCGAGCAGCATCAAAGAGCTTGAAGAGCAGAGCAGCGCTGTTGCAAAAAAAGGAGAACTCGAGGCGTTGGGGCAAGCCGCTTAA
- the htpG gene encoding molecular chaperone HtpG — translation MTKKTLTIHSENILPIIKKWLYSDKDIFARELVSNACDAIHKVKILRDQGEAKALDDEFRIEIKIDKEKRTLSFIDTGIGMDAEEVEKYIAQIAFSSAEEFLEKYQSKDEGDQFIGHFGLGFYSAYMVADQVEINTLSYKEGAEPVFWSSDGKADYTVEKGTRTTRGTEVILHVDKNSDEFLEESRLKQILQHYCAFLPYPVYLGENHINTHEPLWIKSPSECTEKDYLEFYRYLYPMQEDPLFWVHLNVDYPFNLKGILYFPKLRRELDLNKNTVHLYCNRVFVNDNCKDIIPNYLMVLQGVIDSPDIPLNVSRSYLQMDRTVRQLSSHISKKVSDSLSSLWKSDREKYTRCWKDIAPIVKLGVLEDDKFYDRIKNLLIWKIAGGAWTTVQEYLERNQEQTKDTVIYTKDEGQMPHFVEMYNKKNVEILLAPDPIDSYVFQQLEQKLAPVKFRRIDAAVDDHLLDKGREKSVLDAEGKTEAARLADFFRSKLADQKVEVEAKSLAHDETPGFVMISEEQRRMRDYMMALNQDQEMDDVHQMALRTFVINTNSPLINRIKDLELKDPDLAKEMAQEVFELSLLSQRELAPKALNQFIHRSTAIMAKLLEVQKN, via the coding sequence ATGACAAAGAAAACTTTGACAATCCACAGTGAAAACATTCTGCCTATCATCAAAAAATGGCTATATTCAGATAAAGATATCTTTGCCCGAGAACTTGTTTCCAATGCATGCGATGCGATTCACAAAGTAAAAATTTTGCGCGATCAAGGCGAAGCGAAAGCTCTGGACGATGAGTTCCGGATTGAGATTAAAATCGATAAAGAGAAGCGCACGCTATCTTTTATCGATACCGGAATCGGCATGGACGCAGAAGAGGTGGAAAAATATATTGCACAGATCGCATTTTCCAGCGCCGAAGAATTCCTGGAAAAATACCAAAGCAAAGACGAAGGCGATCAGTTTATCGGACATTTCGGCCTGGGATTTTATTCAGCCTACATGGTTGCTGATCAAGTAGAGATCAATACGCTTTCCTACAAGGAAGGGGCAGAGCCTGTTTTCTGGTCAAGCGACGGGAAAGCCGACTACACTGTCGAAAAGGGAACGAGAACGACGAGGGGCACGGAAGTGATCCTCCACGTCGACAAAAACAGTGATGAATTTCTAGAAGAGAGCCGCCTGAAACAAATCTTGCAGCACTACTGCGCATTCCTCCCCTACCCTGTCTATTTGGGTGAGAACCACATCAATACACACGAGCCGTTATGGATCAAGAGTCCTTCTGAATGCACTGAAAAAGACTATCTTGAGTTCTACCGATACCTCTATCCGATGCAAGAAGACCCTCTTTTCTGGGTCCATCTCAATGTCGACTATCCGTTCAACCTCAAAGGAATCCTTTATTTCCCTAAACTTAGGCGGGAACTTGACCTAAACAAAAACACTGTCCACCTTTACTGCAATAGAGTCTTTGTCAATGACAACTGCAAAGATATCATCCCTAACTACCTAATGGTACTTCAAGGAGTCATCGACAGCCCAGACATCCCTCTTAATGTTTCCAGAAGCTATTTACAAATGGATCGAACTGTCCGGCAACTGTCGAGCCACATCTCTAAAAAAGTGTCCGACAGCCTCTCTTCCCTTTGGAAATCCGACCGGGAAAAATATACCCGCTGCTGGAAGGATATTGCACCGATTGTCAAGCTTGGAGTGCTCGAAGATGATAAATTCTATGACCGCATCAAAAACTTGTTGATCTGGAAAATTGCAGGAGGTGCCTGGACAACTGTCCAAGAGTATCTCGAAAGAAATCAAGAGCAGACGAAAGACACAGTCATCTATACGAAAGATGAAGGGCAAATGCCCCATTTTGTCGAGATGTACAATAAGAAAAATGTCGAAATCTTGCTGGCTCCCGATCCCATCGACTCCTATGTCTTCCAGCAATTGGAACAGAAACTGGCGCCGGTCAAATTTCGACGGATCGATGCAGCTGTCGATGACCATCTCCTTGATAAGGGAAGGGAAAAATCGGTGTTGGACGCAGAGGGTAAAACAGAAGCTGCGCGACTCGCTGATTTTTTTCGCAGCAAGCTTGCAGATCAAAAGGTAGAAGTGGAAGCGAAAAGCTTGGCTCACGACGAAACACCGGGCTTTGTGATGATTTCAGAAGAGCAACGGCGCATGCGCGACTACATGATGGCTCTCAATCAAGACCAAGAGATGGATGATGTGCATCAAATGGCTTTACGCACCTTCGTCATCAATACTAACAGCCCGCTGATCAACAGGATCAAAGATCTGGAACTGAAAGACCCCGACTTGGCAAAAGAGATGGCTCAAGAAGTTTTTGAGCTCTCTTTGCTTTCACAAAGAGAGCTCGCCCCTAAGGCATTGAATCAATTTATCCACCGCAGCACTGCAATCATGGCAAAACTGCTGGAGGTGCAAAAAAATTAA
- the nqrF gene encoding NADH:ubiquinone reductase (Na(+)-transporting) subunit F, with protein sequence MIAFVAIGVALAGMILFTKAKFVSTDLCKIYINNDDGLTKSVPGGGTLLQSLMSQGITIPSPCGGKATCKQCRVQIVEGVDPPLETDKSTFSRKELKEGWRLSCQSKLKHDISVHVEESCLDVKEIDAKVVSNENVATFIKELVVEVPEEIPYRSGEYFQFHVPPFKTNTSDWKETMEKKYFEDWEKFKMFDTEIDFSTLGEGEVIRAYSMASYPAEGKKVMFNIRIATPPFEGKELSKTIPWGICSSYTFGLKPGDTVRLSGPFGESYMIDDNRELVFLIGGAGSSFGRSHIMHLFKTENTKRKVTLWYGARSLKENIYEDEYRQLDKDHENFTYHLVLSDPQPDDIKSGWPKDDPIKTAFLFKAFEEGQLKKMDYPEECLYYVCGPPLHNSSVMRLLDDYGVPRESIILDDFGS encoded by the coding sequence ATGATCGCGTTTGTGGCGATCGGTGTGGCGCTTGCAGGGATGATTTTGTTTACAAAGGCAAAATTCGTCAGCACGGATTTGTGTAAAATTTACATTAACAACGATGATGGTTTGACAAAAAGCGTGCCTGGAGGAGGAACGTTGCTGCAGTCTTTGATGTCTCAAGGAATCACTATTCCCTCTCCTTGTGGAGGAAAGGCTACTTGCAAGCAATGCCGTGTTCAGATTGTAGAAGGAGTCGATCCTCCTCTTGAAACAGATAAATCTACATTTTCTAGAAAGGAGCTTAAAGAGGGATGGCGCCTCTCTTGCCAATCTAAGTTAAAGCACGATATTAGCGTCCATGTTGAAGAGTCTTGTTTAGATGTCAAAGAGATTGATGCAAAGGTGGTCAGCAACGAAAATGTAGCGACGTTTATCAAAGAGTTAGTTGTTGAGGTTCCGGAAGAGATTCCTTATCGCTCAGGGGAGTATTTTCAATTTCACGTCCCGCCTTTCAAAACCAACACCTCCGACTGGAAAGAGACCATGGAGAAAAAGTACTTTGAAGATTGGGAAAAATTTAAGATGTTCGATACGGAGATCGATTTCAGTACTCTTGGAGAGGGTGAAGTCATTAGAGCTTATTCCATGGCCTCTTATCCTGCTGAAGGGAAGAAGGTGATGTTCAACATCAGAATCGCCACACCTCCTTTCGAAGGCAAGGAGCTGTCGAAAACGATTCCTTGGGGAATTTGTTCTTCTTATACTTTTGGCCTTAAGCCGGGCGACACCGTCCGTTTATCGGGTCCTTTTGGCGAGTCCTACATGATTGATGATAATCGCGAGCTTGTTTTTCTCATTGGCGGTGCCGGTTCATCGTTTGGCCGCAGCCATATCATGCATCTGTTCAAGACAGAAAATACCAAGCGCAAAGTGACGCTTTGGTATGGCGCCCGCTCTCTGAAAGAGAATATTTACGAAGACGAATACCGGCAGCTTGATAAGGATCATGAGAATTTTACCTATCATTTGGTGCTTTCAGATCCGCAGCCGGACGATATCAAATCTGGCTGGCCAAAAGACGATCCCATTAAGACTGCGTTTTTGTTCAAGGCTTTCGAAGAGGGTCAGCTCAAGAAAATGGATTATCCTGAAGAGTGCTTATATTATGTTTGCGGGCCGCCATTGCACAACTCTTCTGTTATGAGATTGTTGGATGATTATGGCGTTCCCAGAGAAAGCATTATCTTAGATGACTTCGGGAGTTAG
- a CDS encoding NAD+ synthase has product MRVLIAQINPTVGDLEGNCQLILDGIAKAKSLKAHLVLFPELALSGYPPDDFLLLSDFTEAIDRYLEKIVEASKGIAVIVGTPKMNPQGRHLKLCNSAAIIHDQTLIGLQDKSLLPTYDVFDELRYFEPAAKTFVWQLCGKKIGVTICEDIWQHTPAARETSYHRDPVEDLAAQSPDLLINLSASPFRRGRSLERIETCQAIAKTLKCPVLLCNQVGGNDSLIFDGRSVAVNGDAELIDLAKGFEEDFLLVDLSYPSEEISHDVDHTEELRKALVLGLRDYFRKQGFSKACLGISGGIDSAVVAALAVEALGKENVLGVLMPSRFTSKRSIEDARQLVKNLGIDHREISIEEPFQCYLDLLQPHFEGKQPDVTEENLQARVRGMILMALSNKHGYIVLSTGNKSELAMGYATLYGDTVGGMAVISDVAKMDVYALAESYNAEEEVIPQTIIDRAPSAELREGQLDSDSLPDYEVIDTVVKAYVEEHMCPQAIADKFDYPIDLVKDLIGRVHCNEYKRRQMAPGLRVSSRAFTIGRRFPIVQKWV; this is encoded by the coding sequence ATGCGCGTACTCATTGCGCAAATTAATCCGACTGTCGGCGATCTGGAGGGAAACTGTCAATTAATCTTGGATGGGATTGCTAAAGCGAAATCGCTAAAAGCTCATCTTGTCCTTTTTCCTGAGTTGGCATTATCTGGTTATCCTCCAGACGACTTTTTGTTATTGTCTGATTTTACGGAAGCCATTGACAGGTATTTAGAAAAGATTGTCGAGGCTTCAAAGGGGATTGCTGTCATTGTCGGCACCCCTAAGATGAATCCGCAGGGAAGGCATTTGAAGCTTTGCAACAGTGCAGCGATCATCCATGATCAGACGTTGATCGGCCTTCAGGACAAATCACTTCTACCCACTTATGACGTGTTTGATGAGCTGCGTTATTTTGAGCCTGCCGCTAAGACATTTGTCTGGCAGTTGTGTGGAAAGAAGATAGGAGTGACAATTTGCGAAGACATTTGGCAGCATACTCCTGCAGCAAGAGAAACCTCCTACCATCGCGATCCTGTGGAAGACTTAGCGGCACAATCTCCAGACCTTTTGATCAATTTATCAGCCTCTCCATTCAGACGAGGGAGATCTTTGGAAAGAATTGAAACATGCCAAGCGATTGCAAAAACGTTGAAGTGTCCTGTACTTTTATGTAATCAGGTGGGGGGAAACGACAGTCTAATCTTCGATGGACGTAGTGTTGCCGTGAACGGAGATGCGGAGTTGATTGATTTAGCAAAAGGGTTTGAAGAAGACTTTCTCCTTGTGGATCTTTCCTATCCTTCCGAAGAGATTTCCCACGATGTCGATCACACCGAGGAGTTGCGTAAGGCGTTAGTTTTGGGCCTTAGAGATTATTTCCGAAAGCAAGGATTTTCAAAAGCGTGTTTGGGAATTTCTGGAGGCATCGATTCTGCCGTTGTCGCTGCGCTTGCTGTTGAGGCATTGGGAAAAGAGAATGTTTTGGGTGTCTTAATGCCTTCCAGGTTTACTTCGAAGAGAAGCATTGAAGATGCCAGGCAGCTTGTAAAAAATCTTGGCATTGATCATCGCGAGATTTCGATTGAAGAACCTTTTCAGTGTTATCTGGATCTGCTTCAGCCCCATTTTGAAGGAAAGCAGCCGGACGTAACAGAAGAGAATTTGCAGGCCAGGGTTCGCGGGATGATTCTGATGGCGTTGTCGAATAAGCATGGCTACATTGTTTTGAGTACAGGAAATAAGAGCGAGCTGGCGATGGGGTATGCGACTCTCTATGGTGATACAGTTGGTGGGATGGCAGTCATTAGCGATGTGGCCAAAATGGATGTGTATGCCCTCGCCGAGTCTTACAATGCAGAAGAGGAAGTGATTCCGCAAACCATCATTGACAGGGCTCCTTCGGCGGAGCTTAGAGAGGGGCAGTTGGATTCAGACTCGCTGCCTGATTACGAGGTGATCGATACTGTTGTAAAAGCTTATGTAGAAGAGCATATGTGTCCGCAGGCAATTGCTGACAAATTTGATTATCCCATTGATCTTGTGAAGGATTTAATCGGAAGAGTCCATTGCAACGAGTATAAGAGACGGCAAATGGCGCCCGGCTTGCGTGTGTCTTCGCGAGCTTTTACCATCGGCCGCCGCTTTCCTATCGTGCAGAAGTGGGTGTAA
- a CDS encoding ISAs1 family transposase, which translates to MTEEDLDQDTSNAFRKSLEEHFGCLDDYRRQGSIRYRLIDILFITICAVISGANDLKAVAMYAQRKRRWLTSTLALEDDVPSYTTFWTIFVLLSPVALEQCFVQWVRSKIGANTPDGHNVSIDGKAQRGTAKKGEPHSFVHIVSAWAATHNLTLGQLKVDGKSNEITAIPKLLDMIDVAGATITIDAMGCQTAIAEKIVDKSGDYVLALKGNQGHLSDEVENYFVQAEQIDFEGVLCNAVGSKHCAHGRIEMREIYITEDIDWLQQKEEWKNLKSLIMVKSERIIPGRSTSTERRYYISSLSADALRVANIIRGHWGIENCVHWILDVAFREDEQNANAGNIAENMSMIRRLSLNLLKQEKTAKCGIEIKRQMAGWDDEYLLKVLGVKSFS; encoded by the coding sequence ATGACTGAAGAAGATCTTGATCAAGACACCAGCAACGCTTTTAGAAAATCACTTGAAGAACACTTTGGCTGCCTCGACGATTACAGACGACAAGGTAGCATAAGGTATCGATTAATAGACATTCTGTTTATCACGATTTGCGCAGTGATAAGTGGAGCCAATGATCTCAAGGCTGTGGCGATGTATGCGCAGCGCAAGCGCCGCTGGCTAACGAGCACCCTTGCACTTGAGGATGACGTCCCATCCTACACTACCTTTTGGACTATCTTTGTCCTATTATCCCCTGTTGCCTTGGAACAATGCTTCGTGCAATGGGTACGATCGAAAATCGGCGCAAACACGCCTGATGGCCACAATGTAAGCATTGATGGTAAAGCCCAGAGGGGAACTGCGAAAAAAGGCGAACCTCATTCATTTGTTCACATTGTAAGCGCCTGGGCTGCGACACACAACCTAACCTTGGGGCAGCTAAAAGTAGATGGAAAATCCAATGAAATAACGGCCATCCCGAAGTTGTTGGATATGATCGATGTTGCGGGAGCCACGATTACGATTGATGCGATGGGCTGCCAAACAGCAATCGCGGAAAAAATTGTAGACAAAAGTGGAGATTATGTTTTGGCTCTAAAGGGCAATCAAGGCCATCTTTCAGATGAGGTGGAAAACTACTTCGTCCAAGCGGAGCAAATTGATTTTGAAGGTGTTTTATGTAACGCTGTAGGGTCAAAACACTGTGCACACGGGCGGATAGAAATGCGTGAGATATACATTACAGAAGACATTGACTGGTTGCAGCAAAAAGAAGAGTGGAAAAACCTAAAATCCTTGATCATGGTGAAGAGTGAACGCATAATACCTGGGCGATCGACTTCGACTGAAAGGAGATATTACATATCAAGTTTGTCGGCAGATGCATTAAGGGTCGCCAATATAATACGAGGGCACTGGGGCATAGAGAATTGTGTCCACTGGATTTTAGACGTAGCTTTTAGGGAGGATGAACAGAACGCAAATGCAGGAAATATAGCTGAAAACATGTCGATGATAAGGAGATTATCGCTGAATCTTCTTAAGCAGGAAAAGACTGCTAAATGTGGGATTGAGATTAAACGTCAGATGGCAGGTTGGGATGATGAGTACTTGCTAAAAGTGCTGGGTGTCAAATCTTTTTCATGA
- a CDS encoding ATP-grasp domain-containing protein codes for MKSPWPYQIIHSVLQAVKKINTDKVGIAKTYLVKGNIREIKSRLDKQYIVKSCSSMRSIAATEQDYNSWEMQDLKNVPVMFQEYIDGTDYRIHFMDDYTWTLSVISKDRADYRYSSKHSLEYRLETIPSELDDFCKDLSKIEDNRFIGVDLIKTGDRYVCLESNPGPDWSTFYHPSRDQFNHFFIQTLAQEEKGYHV; via the coding sequence ATGAAATCGCCCTGGCCTTATCAAATTATTCATTCCGTTTTGCAGGCAGTTAAAAAAATAAATACGGATAAAGTTGGTATTGCAAAAACGTATTTAGTTAAAGGTAATATTAGAGAAATTAAAAGTCGGTTAGACAAACAATATATCGTAAAATCCTGCTCAAGTATGCGCTCGATTGCAGCAACGGAGCAGGATTATAACTCATGGGAGATGCAAGATTTAAAAAATGTCCCTGTAATGTTCCAGGAATACATTGATGGAACCGACTATCGTATTCACTTCATGGATGATTATACATGGACACTTTCTGTTATTTCTAAAGACCGTGCAGACTACCGTTATTCATCAAAGCATTCTCTTGAATATAGATTGGAAACGATTCCTAGCGAATTAGATGATTTTTGCAAAGACCTTTCTAAAATTGAGGATAATCGGTTTATTGGAGTAGATCTGATAAAAACAGGGGATCGGTATGTTTGCTTAGAAAGCAACCCAGGGCCTGATTGGAGCACATTTTATCACCCAAGCAGAGATCAATTCAATCACTTTTTTATTCAAACACTAGCACAAGAAGAAAAAGGCTATCATGTATAA
- a CDS encoding IS630 family transposase: protein MKILLVAKSTSQHAVSMQFLTKQEREQLQAQHRFERDQRICDRIKAILLYDKGWTFPEIAEALLLSEGAIRNHIKEYQSHKKLRPEGGGSMEKLSDSESSELEKHLLEYTYLHVTSIVAYVNVRFGHHYSIPGMTSWLKRHGFSYKKPKLVPGKADKDEQQKWIDAYAKFKANLPGDETICFTDGVHPTHNVQLGYGWIKKGVDKLIPANTGRSRLNLTGSIDILSYKVFLQEDKTLNADATIRFFQSLEQHYSGKTRIHVFCDNAPYYRNREVTKYLKNSKIQLHFLPPYSPNLNPIERLWKWMKETVVYNTYYSDFYEFRQAIFGFFRTLSGLDPGSTLGSCFRSRVGDRFRAMGAPATP from the coding sequence ATGAAAATTTTACTTGTTGCTAAATCGACTTCCCAGCATGCTGTTAGCATGCAATTTCTCACAAAACAAGAAAGAGAACAACTTCAGGCACAACATCGATTCGAAAGAGATCAACGTATTTGCGATCGTATTAAGGCAATACTGCTTTACGATAAAGGGTGGACCTTTCCGGAGATTGCCGAAGCTCTGCTACTCTCTGAGGGTGCTATTCGTAATCATATCAAAGAATATCAGAGCCATAAAAAATTACGGCCTGAAGGTGGCGGCAGCATGGAAAAGCTTTCTGATTCAGAATCCAGTGAACTCGAGAAGCACTTGCTTGAATACACCTATCTCCACGTTACCAGCATTGTTGCATATGTGAACGTGAGATTTGGCCATCATTATTCGATACCAGGAATGACATCTTGGCTTAAAAGACATGGATTTTCTTACAAAAAACCCAAGCTTGTGCCAGGAAAAGCCGACAAAGATGAACAGCAGAAATGGATCGACGCATATGCAAAATTCAAGGCAAATCTTCCTGGTGATGAAACGATTTGCTTCACGGACGGTGTTCACCCTACTCACAACGTTCAACTTGGATATGGATGGATTAAAAAAGGTGTAGACAAACTGATACCTGCAAATACAGGTAGATCCAGACTTAATTTGACCGGTTCCATTGATATCCTATCTTACAAAGTATTTCTTCAAGAGGACAAAACGTTAAATGCTGATGCGACTATCCGCTTTTTTCAGTCTCTTGAACAACATTATTCAGGGAAAACCCGGATACACGTTTTCTGTGATAATGCCCCATATTATCGGAACCGGGAGGTTACAAAATATCTAAAAAATTCTAAAATTCAACTCCACTTTCTCCCTCCCTATAGCCCAAACTTGAACCCAATCGAACGACTGTGGAAGTGGATGAAAGAAACAGTGGTTTATAATACGTACTACTCGGATTTCTATGAGTTCCGTCAAGCAATTTTTGGGTTTTTCCGTACTTTATCGGGTCTAGATCCTGGGAGCACTTTAGGGAGTTGTTTTAGATCTCGAGTTGGAGATAGATTCCGAGCAATGGGGGCTCCCGCCACCCCCTAA